From one Burkholderia pyrrocinia genomic stretch:
- a CDS encoding ABC transporter permease yields the protein MNAWAGLREWFSVARWWSIVLKEFLQLRRDRVTFAMIVGVPIIQLALFGFAINTDPKHLPTAVIVADSSPFARSFIAAMRNSAYFDIVETLPDEAAGRHALARGDVQFVLSVPADFSRRLLRGERPALVVEADATDPVATASAIGALPGLVQPVADKDLTGPLAHLNGRPAAFDVVLHRLYNPEGITQYNVVPGLMGVILTMTMVMMTGLAITRERERGTMENLLATPVRPLEVMTGKIVPYVFIGLIQVSIILAAARFVFEVPFVGGVFAIYLSALLFIAANLTVGITLSSLAQNQLQAMQLAVFYFLPNILLSGFMFPFAGMPKWAQFIGNLLPLTYFNRLVRGILLKGNGWADLWPSVWPVALFTVVVMGIALRFYRRTLD from the coding sequence ATGAACGCGTGGGCGGGCCTGCGCGAATGGTTCTCGGTCGCGCGCTGGTGGAGCATCGTGCTGAAGGAATTCCTGCAGCTGCGCCGCGACCGCGTGACGTTCGCGATGATCGTCGGCGTGCCGATCATCCAGCTCGCGCTGTTCGGCTTCGCGATCAACACCGATCCGAAGCACCTGCCGACCGCGGTGATCGTCGCCGATTCGAGCCCGTTCGCGCGCAGCTTCATCGCCGCGATGCGCAATTCCGCGTATTTCGACATCGTCGAGACGCTGCCCGACGAAGCGGCCGGCCGGCATGCGCTCGCCCGCGGCGACGTGCAGTTCGTGCTGAGCGTGCCGGCCGATTTCTCGCGGCGGTTGCTGCGCGGCGAGCGTCCGGCGCTGGTCGTCGAGGCGGACGCCACCGATCCCGTCGCGACCGCCTCGGCGATCGGCGCGCTGCCGGGCCTCGTGCAGCCCGTCGCGGACAAGGACCTGACGGGACCGCTCGCGCACCTGAACGGCCGCCCGGCCGCGTTCGACGTCGTGCTGCACCGGCTGTACAACCCGGAGGGCATCACGCAGTACAACGTCGTGCCGGGCCTGATGGGCGTGATCCTGACGATGACGATGGTGATGATGACGGGCCTCGCGATCACGCGCGAACGCGAGCGCGGCACGATGGAGAACCTGCTCGCGACGCCCGTGCGCCCGCTCGAGGTGATGACGGGCAAGATCGTCCCTTATGTGTTCATCGGGCTGATCCAGGTGTCGATCATTCTCGCGGCCGCGCGGTTCGTGTTCGAGGTTCCGTTCGTCGGCGGCGTGTTCGCGATCTACCTGTCCGCGCTGCTGTTCATCGCCGCGAACCTGACGGTCGGCATCACGCTTTCATCGCTCGCGCAGAACCAGTTGCAGGCGATGCAGCTCGCGGTGTTCTATTTCCTGCCGAACATCCTGCTGTCGGGTTTCATGTTCCCGTTCGCCGGGATGCCGAAGTGGGCGCAGTTCATCGGCAACCTGCTGCCGCTCACCTACTTCAACCGCCTCGTGCGCGGCATCCTGCTGAAAGGCAACGGCTGGGCCGACCTGTGGCCGTCCGTGTGGCCGGTCGCACTGTTCACCGTCGTCGTGATGGGCATCGCGCTGCGCTTCTACCGGCGCACGCTCGATTAG